The sequence TGCCCGTGGTTACGCCATCCTTCAGGTAGTCTACACTTACGGTAAAGTTGGTATGGTGCATGGCGTTGTTCCGGCTCACCATCATCTCCAGCTCCAGCTCGTTGCAGCGCTCCTCTGTCATCCCCACACAGATAAGCCCCCGTCCCTCTTTGGCCATAAAGTTCACGTCGGCCTGGGTGATATGCTGGGCAGCCATCAGAAAATCGCCTTCATTCTCCCGGTTCTCATCGTCCACCACGATGATCATCTTGCCCAGGCGAATGTCCTCTATGGCATCTTCAATACGGTCTAGCATGGGATGTAGGGTTTATTTGACAAACACAAAGGTAGGGCTAAATGTGCCAACTGGCAGTGTGCCGGCTGCCTGTGTTTGGCAGCTTTCTCTTATCTTCCGGCCTGTACTACCAGATGAAAGGAAAGATGAAAATTACGCAGCCCATTGCGGGCCTTTTACTTTTGGCATTCGGCTGGGTGCATCCGGCCTGTGCACAGCAGGTAGGCTGGGTGCGCTACCCGGTGGCGTACGACCTGCAGAAGGTTGGGTATCCGCCCGTAGCCTTTGCCCCCGTAGCAGACGGACGCTTCTACTACATAGAGTACTGGCCAGAGGGGCCCGGAAAAGCCACCAGCGATTACTACCTGCAGAGTGTAAAGCCCCAGTATGTACAAGGGGCCGAGGAATATACAGAGGCCTGGGCGGTGCCCATACGCGTGGCGAACGACCCCAAAATGGAACCCATCCGGGTGATAGCGGGCGGCCAGCAGCTGGCCGTGGTAGGCCGCACGGCCGTGAAGGACCCGGCTACCTCCATTCAGTTTTTCAACCTCAGCGGCCAGCTGATGGGGCGCCAGCAGTACCTAAGCCCGGCCCGCAAGAACCTGGGCGACTATGCCGACTACCTGTATACCGATGCCAAAAAGCAGTATCTGGCCTGGCTGGGCTACGAGCCGGGCGCATCGGCCAAAAGCCGCAGCTACCATGCCAGCGTATTCAGCCTGGAGGGCCGCCGGCTGTGGACCGAAGAGCTGAATGTGCCCCACACCCTGGGCCGGAGGGGGGTGTGCGACGCAGCGGTGGACGGCAATGGCAACCTGTACCTGGCGCTGGTAGACGAGAGCCCCACCGGGACAGTGGCCGATACCGCCTACGGGCCTATTGTGCTGCGCTACGACTGGAAAACCCGGGGCTGGACCCAGCGCCGCCTGGCACTACCCGGGCACTACTGCCACACGGTGCAGCTGGAAACAAACGAACTGGGGCAGCTGATGGCCACTGCCCTGCTGGGCGAGGCCGACAAAGGCCTGCCCATGCGCCTGAATGAAAACGGAAAACTGCTGTACTGGAGCCAGCTGGGCTACGTGCAGCTGAACATGGCCACCCAGCTGCTGCTGGAAACCGCCCGCCTGGAGGCCCCCCTGCCCGATGAATTTGTGAAACGCTATGCCGCCGAAACAGCGGAAGGTGCCCGCTTTGGCGACTTCCGCACCCACTACACCGGAGACCAGCTGCTGCTGATGATGGAGCAGCAGTATGATAAGCCCAAGCCCACCGGGCGCGTGTATGTGCGAAAGGACGTGGCTGCCCTGAGCCTGCAAGCCAATAGCAGCAAGCTGAACTGGGCAAGCGCGGTGGCCAAGAACCAGACCGACTACAGCAGCGGCCGCATAGGCTACACCCCTGCCCTTACCAACCTGTTTCTGCACCTGGCCTACATGAGCGATGTGGGCGGCACGGGCAAACTGATGCTGAGCAGCATAAACCTGGAAACAGGCGAGCACCTGGACAAGGAGCTGCTGGACAATAGCAGCGGAAACCTGTTTTTTTTCACCCAGCGCAGTGCACAAACCGCTACGGATCGCTTACTTTTGCTCGGCCTGGGTTCTCCTGGCCGAAACGAATATACGCTAACGCACATTAAGGGCCTGCCCTAGGTTTGCAGCAGTTTTTCGCACCATGCCCGTCATACAGCCTACGCCGCTAGACCAGCCCGAAGAGGCGCACCAGAAGCAAATGTCCTTTATTGGCCACCTGGAGGAGCTTCGGTGGCACCTGATACGCATGTTCCTCGTGGTGGCCGTGCTCATGGTGGGGATGTTCTTCTTTTTGCGAGACCTGATGGACTATGTGGTACTGGGGCCCATGCGGACTGACTTCCCCACCAACCGGCTGGCCTGCCAGCTGGATGCCGACCTGTGCGCCGCCGGGAAGTATATCGGCCCGATTCAGTTTCAGGCCACCAGCCCCACCGAGCAGTTTAGCAAGGCCATCCAGATCGGGCTGGTGGGGGGGCTGGTGGTGGCCTTCCCCTATGTGGTGTGGGAGCTGTGGCGCTTCATCCGCCCGGGCCTTAGCCGTAAGGAGATCCGTACCACCCGTGGGGCTGTTGGGGTGGTTTCTTTTCTCTTTTTCCTGGGGGTGGCCTTCACCTACTTCGTTATCCTGCCCTTCACCTTCCGCTTCCTGGCCAATTTCACAGTGATGGACGAGGTGCAAAACATCTGGCGGATAGGAGATGTGGTGAGCCTCATCACCCTGTTCTGCCTGGCAGGGGGGCTACTGTTCCAGATGCCGGTGGTGGCCTGGGTGCTCAGCCGGCTGGGCATCCTGCACCCGCGCCTAATGCGCAGGTACCGCCGCCACGCACTGGTCGTCATCGTCATTGTAGCGGGCATCCTCACTCCCTCGCCCGACGCACTCTCGCAGCTGCTGCTGGCCCTGCCGATCATCGTCCTGTACGAGGTAAGCATCTTGATCGTAGGCAGAAACCAGAAACGCAGCAAGGCAGCACACGAGGCCTTCATGAGCAACGAAGCCTGATGCGGGGCAGAAACTGAGCAAAAGACAGTTTGATTTTCGACCCCAAAAAACTACCTTTACCTGTTGCCGTTGGCACTCATTTGTTCCCCACCCTGTTGTCCATGAGCAGAACCTTTCGCATCGTACTACTAGCAGGCCTGTTTTCCGTCCTACTCCATGCCTGCGGCACGGGCTCGGGGATGCAGAGGCACTGCATCCGCACCAATAACCACAAAATAGATCGACCTTAGGCGTGCATCGTATACGATAGCGAGCAGCAGGGTCGTATTAGTAAAGTAACGCCTGGTCAAACACAACTACACGATTCGGTATGAAAACTCCCCTGAAAAAGCACCTTGCCTTTGCCTGCCTGTTTTTGCTAGCGGCAGCAGTTTTATCCGGCTGCACAGCCATGCAGCAGCAGTTTAGTGGCGGCCACAGCTGCAACCGCCCGGGCAATCATGCCCGCTAGGATAACCGGGTCGGAGCCTTGCTAGTACGAGGCATATCAGATTTCATTTACCAATCCAGGGAATCCGGCACAGAGAGCAAGCGTCTTGCCCTGCCTGTTCCCGCTGGGGCATCCTAGCCGTCCATACATATGTTTGGATCCAGAGAAAGAAAACAAGAGCCTACGGTGGCTGGCTGGCGGGTGCTGAGCAGCCCGGATCAACTACTGGCACTGGACGCGGCCAGCAATGAGCGTCCCCAGCTTATTTTCAAGCACAGTGTGCGCTGCTCCATCAGCCACGTGGCATATGCGCGGCTACAGGCCTGTAGCGCAGACCTGCTGGAGCGGATGGACCTGCACTACCTGGACCTGATTGCCCACCGCGAGCTGAGCAATGCGATAGCAACAAGCTACCAGGTATACCACCAGAGTCCGCAGGCAATCCTCATCTATCGGGGCGAGGCGGTGCTAGACCAGAGCCACTACGAGGTACAAGCCCAGGAGCTGATGGAGCAGGCCGCCCAGGCACAAGCCCAGGGGTCTAGCGGTCTGGATAGCAGTCGGCCAGGAAGGAGTTGAGCACCCGGGCGCAGGCATCGGGGTCTTCATACATGCCCATGTGGGCCACCTGGGGCAGCACGTGCAGCCGCGCATGCGGCCCCACGGCTGTAGCCTGCTCTTCTATATCCACCTGCGGTATGATGCGGTCTCGTTTCCCGTGCAGAAACAGCACGGGTGCCGCCAGCCGCTGCAGCACCGCCAGCCTGTTGGGCCGGTCTCGCATGGCACCCAGGGCCTGCACAATGCCCTGCTGACTGGTCTGCCGGGCCAGGTGCAGCACCTCCTGCACATGCTGGTCTGCGTCGGTAGGGAAAAGCTGCGGTATCATGCCCGCCACATAGCGGCCCACGCCATGCTGTAGTACAAATGCAGCACCCCGCTCGCGGTTTATGCGCCGCTCGGGTGCGTCGGCATAGGCGGTGCTGTGCCACAGTGCCAGGCCCGACACCGGATAGGCCTCGGCATAGGCCAGTGCCACATAGCCGCCCATGCTATGGCCTATTAGCACGGGTGCCTCTATACCCAGCACCTCCAGCAGCTGGTGCAGCCAGCTGGCATAGTCCTCCAGGCGGGTGTAGCCGGGTGCCAGGGTGCTGTGCCCGTGCCCCGGCAGGTCGGGGCATAGCAGCCGGTAGCCCGTCAGTGCCGGGCGCACCGGCCTAAACACCGCTCCGCTCTCCGTAAACCCATGCAGCAGCACCACCGGCGGGCCGGCACCCATCAGGTGGTAGTGCGTGTCTATACCCGCTACAAATAGGTGGTGACTCATGGGTATCGAAGCGGCCTATGGGGAAGATAGCTTTGGGCTCAGTATCCGGGCCCAGTGCCAGGCCAGCAGCCTACTGATCTCGGGTACCTGATTCACATGCAAGAAGTGATTGCCATCCTCAAAAGCGTACAGCAGGGTATGCGGGATGTGCTGCTGCATATAAGCTACATTTGCGTAGGGCACCAGCACATCGTCGTGCGCATGAAAGAGGAGGACGGGGCAGGTAATATGCGCCAGCCGGGGCTGCAGGTCGTACAGCTCCTTTTTTAGCCACCACAGTTCGCCGTTGCTCTGCGGCAGGGCCCCGGGCAGCAGCCAGCGTGCGCCGAGAAAGAATTTTCGCCAGCGTTCGGGTTTTTCCTGTGCGGGGTCCAGGGCACCAGCCAGCTGGGCCACCCCCTGCACCTCGGTACCCAGCTCTGCCGCCAGGGCAGCGGCTACTGGCCCTCCATAGGAGTGGCCCATCAGGTACAGGGGACGGTTGCCCTTCAGCCGGCGGATGAGTGGCAGTAGTAGCTGCACCTGCTGGGCCAGTGTATAGCCACGGCGCCAGCGGCCCGAGTAGCCAAAGCCGGGCCGATCAATAGCTACCAGCTCAAAGGCCTCGGCCAGGGAAGCCTGCTGCATATAGTGCAGGGCATCCTTCCAGCTGCCCGGGCTACCATGTATGTAGACCAGCAGGGGCCGGGTGGTATCTCCCAGCCGCACATAGTGCAGCGGCACCTGCTGCTGGGTATTCGTCTCTGCCCGCAACTGCGGGTATAGGCGCTGTGCTTTTCGGTCCGAGATACGAAACGAGCAACCCGAGAGCAGGATAGAAAGCATAAGCCCGAGTGTACATGCAGGTTTCAGGTTCATACCTCTTCCAGTTCCCTCAGTTCCTGCTCCCAGCCGCCGCTCAGTATGGGGTGTCGATACCAGCTACGGGGGTCCAGGTTGTGGCTATCCAGGTGGAATCCGGGGGCGTAGCGTTCTCGCTTCCACTGGTTTCGGCTCCATAGCCGGAAGAAACGTACAATGCCCTGGCGCAGCTGCTGTTCGGTCCAGCTGCCGCCCAGCAGGCTCTGGTATACCTGTAGGGGGGGCAGGCCCTCCACCCAGGCTGCACGCTCTATGGCATCCAGCAGGGGGTAGGGCATCAGGTCTTCTTCGTCGGTTTGGCGCCGGGCAGGGGGCCTCAGCTCGGCAGTGGGGGCCATGGCGTTCACGGCTGCCAGGCCGGGCAGCTGCAGGGCCTGCTGGGCCCAGCGCAGCCATTTGCGCAGGTAGACCTTGTCCAGTCCCGCTATGGGGGCCAGGCCGCCCGCCGTATCGCCGTCCATGGTAGCATAGCCCACGGCTATCTCGCTGCGGTTGCTGGTGCTTAGCAGCAGGCCCCCGGTCAGGTTGGCCAGCAGCCACGCGCCGGGCGCACGCAGCCGGGCCTGTATGTTTTGCAGGGCTATGTCATCCGTTTGCCAGTCCAGGCTGCGGCCCAGGGCATCGGCAGCCAGCTGGGTATACTGCTGGTATAGGGGCTGCACCTGCCAGTGGTGGAAGCGTGCCCCCAAGTTTTCGGCCAGGGCCTGGGCGCTGGCCAGGGTGTCGGCGCTGCTGTTGTCTGTGGCCTGATACACACAGTGCAGCAGGCTGTGGGCCTCCAGGCTGTGTAGCCCCGCCTGGGCACAGGCGGCTTCCTCGCCCAGTGCCTGCCTGGCCTCGTGCAGGGCACGCGCTGCCAGCAGGGCGCAGGCGGCACTATCGGCCCCGCCGCTCAGCGAAACCACAAAGCCCCGGCTATGGCTTTTGCGCATATAGTCCCATAGGCCCAGGGTAACCGCCTGGTACAGCTCTTCCTCCTTGCTCAGCGTGCTTAGCACCTGGGGGCGGGTGTTGGGTTCTTCCAGGGGCAGCAGCACATCGGCCTGCACCTGGGGCACCG is a genomic window of Bacteroidota bacterium containing:
- the ytxJ gene encoding bacillithiol system redox-active protein YtxJ → MFGSRERKQEPTVAGWRVLSSPDQLLALDAASNERPQLIFKHSVRCSISHVAYARLQACSADLLERMDLHYLDLIAHRELSNAIATSYQVYHQSPQAILIYRGEAVLDQSHYEVQAQELMEQAAQAQAQGSSGLDSSRPGRS
- the tatC gene encoding twin-arginine translocase subunit TatC, whose product is MPVIQPTPLDQPEEAHQKQMSFIGHLEELRWHLIRMFLVVAVLMVGMFFFLRDLMDYVVLGPMRTDFPTNRLACQLDADLCAAGKYIGPIQFQATSPTEQFSKAIQIGLVGGLVVAFPYVVWELWRFIRPGLSRKEIRTTRGAVGVVSFLFFLGVAFTYFVILPFTFRFLANFTVMDEVQNIWRIGDVVSLITLFCLAGGLLFQMPVVAWVLSRLGILHPRLMRRYRRHALVVIVIVAGILTPSPDALSQLLLALPIIVLYEVSILIVGRNQKRSKAAHEAFMSNEA
- a CDS encoding alpha/beta hydrolase, with the translated sequence MLSILLSGCSFRISDRKAQRLYPQLRAETNTQQQVPLHYVRLGDTTRPLLVYIHGSPGSWKDALHYMQQASLAEAFELVAIDRPGFGYSGRWRRGYTLAQQVQLLLPLIRRLKGNRPLYLMGHSYGGPVAAALAAELGTEVQGVAQLAGALDPAQEKPERWRKFFLGARWLLPGALPQSNGELWWLKKELYDLQPRLAHITCPVLLFHAHDDVLVPYANVAYMQQHIPHTLLYAFEDGNHFLHVNQVPEISRLLAWHWARILSPKLSSP
- a CDS encoding alpha/beta fold hydrolase → MSHHLFVAGIDTHYHLMGAGPPVVLLHGFTESGAVFRPVRPALTGYRLLCPDLPGHGHSTLAPGYTRLEDYASWLHQLLEVLGIEAPVLIGHSMGGYVALAYAEAYPVSGLALWHSTAYADAPERRINRERGAAFVLQHGVGRYVAGMIPQLFPTDADQHVQEVLHLARQTSQQGIVQALGAMRDRPNRLAVLQRLAAPVLFLHGKRDRIIPQVDIEEQATAVGPHARLHVLPQVAHMGMYEDPDACARVLNSFLADCYPDR
- the nadE gene encoding NAD(+) synthase, with translation MRKIRVGGAALNQTPLDWPGNRQRIAAALAAARAVGVQLLCLPELCISGYGCEDAFFHRHITHYSLQSLLDLLPATRGLVVAMGLPLQIEGNLYNCAALCADGRLLGVYAKQHLAGDGLHYEPRWFKPWQGDNRLWEHPLLAAPIEVGPQLIEVDGIRIGFEICEDAWSGNRAGIQHYRQGVDVILNPSASHFAFGKTHTRQAFVLEGSRAFGCTYVLANLQGNEAGRSLYDGEVLIAQCGRWYGQNRRFQFGDFSLTHAIIDLYQPRTQRQRLASHPSSAWAPVPQVQADVLLPLEEPNTRPQVLSTLSKEEELYQAVTLGLWDYMRKSHSRGFVVSLSGGADSAACALLAARALHEARQALGEEAACAQAGLHSLEAHSLLHCVYQATDNSSADTLASAQALAENLGARFHHWQVQPLYQQYTQLAADALGRSLDWQTDDIALQNIQARLRAPGAWLLANLTGGLLLSTSNRSEIAVGYATMDGDTAGGLAPIAGLDKVYLRKWLRWAQQALQLPGLAAVNAMAPTAELRPPARRQTDEEDLMPYPLLDAIERAAWVEGLPPLQVYQSLLGGSWTEQQLRQGIVRFFRLWSRNQWKRERYAPGFHLDSHNLDPRSWYRHPILSGGWEQELRELEEV